cttccaaaaTTCTTCCCAGTTTGATATTGTGAATGTGTATGTGCTTGTATACTtatgaattttgaatttaattggATTATTTGTATGTATTTATATCCCCTTGACCATAAATGCTTATTCAAATAAGAGAGTTAGTTATGTATGGTTTAtatgttataaataaattttattagtcACTCCTCTTTCACACTACTTTTCTCACCCTCTTTGTTTGTTACTCTAGCCCAATTTTTTttcccaaagaaaaagaaaaaaattgatcttttgcAGAGGTTTTGTGTAGATTTctaatgaaattttatttatgggtGGATTGTCATTATATTAGAGCTTCTTGGTACTAGCAAGGTCTATATGGAATACAACAATTTCAACACTTACATGATTGCCATTTTTGTCGTGAGACTAGTTTTTTCAATGTTTCCCCCTGGAATACACCAATTACAACATTTGCACAAATTCATGTTTTTGAGGAGGTTTTGATGCATCTAAAGTCAACCTCCATATCCTTTGTTAACATCCTCCTAAGGTATGGAAAAGTTGGAAATTTGGAATAGGGCATGAACATCCATCATACAATAATCAAAACTATTTTCATTGAATATGGTGGTTACAAGTGCCTTAGTTGGCATGTTTAAGAAATGTAAAAGCATGTACAACACAATCATTGTAGTATATACACAAAATGTAACCCCCAAAACACAATGATTGTAGTATATACACAAAATGATCAATGCAATTTATAAAAGTACATAAAGATTACTGAGATTAAAATTAAATTTGTCAAttgcatttttttcaaattttaaaatcttttctCTATAAGACTATGCCTTTACTTCAGATGAGTAGCTTAAAGATTCCAAGGTTTTTCAAACAAATCCATTTTTCTTATTGCTAAACAAATCCATTTTTCTTATGTTCAATAACCATTTCATTTTGTGAGAGTGTATTTCTTTCAATCCATTTTAAAACTATTCAAATGTGTTATATGTTTTGTTAGGTTTTGTATAGATTTAATTTTATGTCTATGTTATAGTCATTATAATCCTTGCGATCACATTTGTGTTGATTCATTTACAAAAGATATCAACAAGAATTTTTTTAATGCATAAGTTTCACTAACTACccatagaaattaaaaaataataaaatagtatTCCTTACAAATAGATTCCAGCCTAGATTCCTTACAAATTGACTAAGATCAATTTAGTTTAAACAATTCAATCCAAACCATAATTTTTGAAGCCATTGATATATTTattcatttcaaattcttttttaaactcaaataaaaaattatgattttataaaaaaatttgaagaaaaaatagtTACTATTGTACAAAAGCCAAGCATAATCTCACCTTTCACATTTTGACAACTGCATAATATAACAGTAAAGCAAAACAAACCATAGGCATTTGCCACCTAAATCCATACACACCCTATAATTAAACTTCAAAAGAGAACTACAACATGATTTAATATGAATTATAAACTCAGATTTGAATATAGTTTTTGATCTTTATTCATAGATTTAAATCAAATGCTTATCCCAGGTCTGAAAATACACTTCTTCTACAAGTTGGTTCAACACTTAACATGTAGCGGTGAATAATGAAAAATATATCTCTTTCTATTTCTTTGTcttttctcttttcatatcttcctcccattctctatctccatctctatcgATATATATCTCTACTTCCCCTCTAACTATTGGCATGAGGTATTGCGTCTCTTATTTTAAATACAACTATAATATTCTGTCTTTATACCAAGATATATTTTTAAAacctatattatatatatttacctTATACTCGCTTTCTAAAATCGCAATAATGCATTAGATTGAGGTTTTGGTTTTATGAAAGATCAAGATTAAATTTTAAGTTGAATTTAATTCAATCTCTTCTCATACCAGGTACGAGCCGAAACTTATTTATGATTTTTCTAGCACATTCatgagaaaaagtgacactaaagATCAAGGATTAAATGATCTGTATATGACAAAGTGACAACAAAGATCAGGGAATAAATGATCTGTATATCACACCTTTTTCTGGACGGCCGCCCTTCTCCGCATGCTTACACCGAACTTATTGATTCGCAGAAGCGTATAACAACTTATTATATTTGTTCTCTATCACTGTAAAGAATTAATTCCAATTTATCCataagaaaaagagagaataaagaCCAGAGTATGAATAATGTGGATGCTACACCTGTTTAATTCCATTCCTTTCCACTGATACACCTGTAAGAACCAATATTCCTTTTCTTGCCCTATATAAACACCATCAAACCTCAAACCACAAAGACAACGCACTCGCTAGTTTGTATTGTTCATTGCTTTCTGAATCATTTTTCGTACGCTATAAGCAAGTATGGCATACTACCAGCAGTATGAGAGCCCAAGATACCCAAATGACTGTGATGGTGGGTGTGGGCAACAGCAGAACTATGGCTACAATCAGTCTGAGTACAACTACAGTGAGCAACAGAGGTACCACAGCCTTCCACAGGGGCAGATTGTGAGGGTCTGTTCTAAAGCCAATCCTGACTATGCTCTGGGTATCAGAGATGGAAGGGCAACTCTTGTTTACTATAATCCCAGTGATCCAACTCAGGTATATATGCATTTCCTATACTATATGTATCTTGTATTGGAATTTGTGTCCTTAAGTTCCTGTGtatttaaatgttttactttgacTTTGATTGTTTTAGTGATAGCCGTTTTCTTTGGTAACTTTTGATATATATGTATTGTGTGTATTATATGCAGCAATGGGTGAAAGATGAGTCATGGAGCAACCGTGTTAGGGACACTGTGGGTCATCCAGCCTTTGGCCTTGTGAACAAAGCCACTGGGCAGGCCCTTCGTCATGCCCCAGCTGCATGCCAGGAGGTATATATACATTTTGTTTTTGAGTGATTCTTTTCTAGTAGACTAATTGTTTCACTGCAGAGGTTCTTTATGTCAGGATGTTTTTGAGTTTGGCCTAGTAACTGTATATATGGCTTTTGATGATAATTGTTGTTTC
The nucleotide sequence above comes from Cryptomeria japonica chromosome 11, Sugi_1.0, whole genome shotgun sequence. Encoded proteins:
- the LOC131036943 gene encoding ricin B-like lectin R40G3; the protein is MAYYQQYESPRYPNDCDGGCGQQQNYGYNQSEYNYSEQQRYHSLPQGQIVRVCSKANPDYALGIRDGRATLVYYNPSDPTQQWVKDESWSNRVRDTVGHPAFGLVNKATGQALRHAPAACQEVLLTKYEAGSYDESVLWSESEDMGYGYRTIRMANDIGLNLDAFQGDRKHGGIEEGTRVVLWKWNKQDNQLWKISPCY